AGTACACCattagaaaatcattttaaattgtctagcGCTTAGTGCCCAAGGACGGATGATGATATctgtgacatgtcaaaggtccgcTATGCTACTGCAGTGGGGTGTTTAATGCATGCTATGGTATGTATGAGGTCGGACCTGACACAAGTTGTAAGCGtggtaagatttttttttttttcaaatccaaGTAGAAAACATTGGAATGCCGTCAAgtggatttttagatacttacggggtacttctcactatggcatcatgttcggcaggCAACAGATCGAGTGATCCATAAGTTGGAGGATATGTGGATGCTTTAAGTTAGGGATCTAGATGACAAAAGGGTATGTGTTAACCtttgtgggagggcctatttgttggagttCTATGGTACAATCTTTGATTGCATTATCAATAACTGAGTTGGAGTATATGGAATCGCCGAAactgccaaggaagcattgtgacTTACATTTTTAGTCAAGGAGCAGAGTATACAGTACGGTGGATTTCTACTgcgttgtgatagtcagagtgtcatctatttggcgAAGAACCAAGCGTATAATGTAAGAACCAAATGTATAAATGTGAGGTTCCATAGGATCTGAAAGTTAGTTTCTTCAACTGAATTTGTGTTGATTagttcaagcattgtttggacttacttaatgtctctagttgctagatgggaggcggtcccaacctattTTCTTAAGTGGAGCAGCGGGTTATGTTTTTGGTTTTCTCCTAAGCggtgtatattcgccaaggtggagattgttgtaatatgtggctcatattttgagtgtaacgcatgtacaaagagaaaatatGGTAGAAAACAACAGATGCGTGCTTACAGGAGCAAATCATCGATGATTTGcatgaaatcgtcgacggttttgtcaaAAGGAGAAGGAAACGGTAAATTGTTATGTTGTGTTTTATTGACTGTTTGGTCTTGGTTTTAAATCGTTGGCAGTATGactgaaatcgtcgacgatttttttTAGTTACTTAGAGttggttttaaaattttgaattggaaagtcGTATAGGTTGGGTTTCGAGAGAAAAAGCTCCGGGAGGATTATATGtacatgttgtatgatgtaactctatatctttggacacaagatagtaaaattTCATTGCCGTTtactcctgtggatgtaggcattgccgaaccacgtaattcatcgtgtcattgttttattactttcataataATCAGTGTGACTgtgttttttatatatttaactATTAAGTGCTGCATTACATGTGAGATTTTTGTTTTCGGTGCGCATTGATTTGCCCAATAGTATTATTATCATAATCACAATTATAGtattaaaactaaaataattaatattttatgtcTACAATGTGGTATTATGTGCATCCACGAAGACTATGCATCAAATATTTCTATGATCGTGATGTGTACTAGCAAACGGAGTAATAATGCTATTTCATATagcaaagaaaaattagagaagatctctttaaaaaaaattgaaaaattagagaaGTGGATATAGAAATAGACACAACGAaactctaaaattttttttagggATTTCATGGAGAGCTTAGTTGCAgaggtatttttatttttattttttgttttcattgtgGTATAGAAACATAAAGTCTAGCAAAAACACTCTTTTTTGGTCATTAATTtgcaaattttcaattcttttttaaTCTTGCTTCAATAATTGTGTCCTATATTCACTTATGTAGATTACAACGtttgaatttaaataaacataAGAATAAAATCATCCTtatatttctttaaaatctaaaaaataaagacccattgaaaaatattttcaccaAAATTTCAACCTTTATTAATTATTGCTTGATGCAaggatgaaaataaaaatatattatattgaatGAAGATTTAGCCCGATCTAGTTGACTAAGCCTTAAATACTTACATGACATTTAATTTGTAaaactaaattaattaatgagtgacaatagaagaaaataaaaattcaagtaaattataaaaatcttaaaataaaatgataaattttatttctttaattgtttattttatttcgTGAATGGAGCAGAGAGTAGAAGACTAATAAAGGAAATGCCACTCACCCGTAAGATGGATAAATGAtcggaggaggaggaggaggaggaggaggcggcGGCAGTGACGGCGGCAATGGAGGGAACGGTGCTGTGACTGCGCCGTAAGATGGCGCTGCTCCCGGTGGTGCCCCTCGCTGGAAGTGACTCCCTCCCTGATTTCTTCCTATATTACAGTAAAAATACAACAACCGGATTAATTCTCAACTCTCAACAAGATTATTtatccaaataataataataataataataataatacacttcATTTTTAAtcattcctaatttttttttcgaattaaaaattacaaatataTGACAGTGGTATAAAAGTGAAACGTTAAATATCAACGTATAAGACCTCGGGGTGGCGAAGGCCGTGGCCGTCCCAATGAAGCAATGTTACAATTGGCTGTTCTTCCGTCGATCACTGGGTTCGGATTGGCGCAGGCCCTTCTCGCCGATTCCGGCTCACGAAATGTCACCTGCATGTCACCGGAAACTTCAGCTGCCTAGCGTCCACGGTGAAGAATTGATTAAAACAAGAGAAATAAAGAGGGACAGACAAATCCGTATCCTTTTGATTTTCCGGTGTTCTTATCGGTGATAATAACAGCTTCAAGAATGTCTCCAAACTGCTCGAAATATCTTCTCATTACAGGGGTCTCAGTTTCCCAAGCCAGGCCCCCGACGAACACTTTGGTGAACGTTGTGTCGCCGAACTGCGATCGGTAAAGCGGGTATGCCATGGCATGCGTGCGTGCGTCAATTAATCTAAATCATCAACTCTTCCAGTACTACTGGCTATGGTTCTTCCCTATCCATCCACACCAGCTGCTCGACGATATGATTTTGCGGTAGCTGCAGATCTATATTTGCCTGTAGTTCCATCGCTCCAGCAGCAGAAGAATCATTGAGAGGCAGCAAGCTAGTTCGCGAGGCAGAGAAAAAGATAGGAGATAGTTCggtgatgacgatgaagatgatgatgatgttgttgttgttggtaaTTTGAGGAGTTTCATTGAATT
The sequence above is a segment of the Malania oleifera isolate guangnan ecotype guangnan chromosome 8, ASM2987363v1, whole genome shotgun sequence genome. Coding sequences within it:
- the LOC131161728 gene encoding uncharacterized protein LOC131161728, giving the protein MAYPLYRSQFGDTTFTKVFVGGLAWETETPVMRRYFEQFGDILEAVIITDKNTGKSKGYGFVTFREPESARRACANPNPVIDGRTANCNIASLGRPRPSPPRGRNQGGSHFQRGAPPGAAPSYGAVTAPFPPLPPSLPPPPPPPPPPPIIYPSYGYATCTPDYWYQQMPYNSQPQQPQYYHQLYGASSSGGGSPYFYGYSYSFQAPRGTAGTLHGDRTGARSVLYYPPQVQGTSAYPPQYPAPRQLTRHPLPHSTDSQTPPHTSTETEAAGVPTSESPNST